The proteins below are encoded in one region of Coffea arabica cultivar ET-39 chromosome 4c, Coffea Arabica ET-39 HiFi, whole genome shotgun sequence:
- the LOC113739987 gene encoding serine protease SPPA, chloroplastic-like, which translates to MSKYLLLHTAHLTSIHLRASVSSFFSPKTAPSSVVSISTSRSLYDSLDLHRSFSIKAFDTKNDNARAAEAEIDGENGDLKGIVSDYNDDKYPSGEFQFRDYRAWQSFVVKCKMLFAFPWERVRKGSVLTMKLRGQITDQLKSRFSSGLSLPQICENLVKAAYDPRISGVYLHIEPLNCGWGKIEEIRRHILDFKKSGKFIVGYAPACGEKEYYIGCACEELYAPPSAYFALFGLAVQASFLGGVLENIGIEPQVQRIGKYKSAGDQLTRKNISEENREMLTTLLDNIYIHWLDKVSVARGKKQEDLQNFIDEGVYQVERLKEEGLITDIKYDDEVRAMLKERLKLPKDKSLPMVDYRKYSGVRRWTLGLTGYKDQIAVIRASGSISRVRGPFSTRGTGIIAEDIIEKIQTVRESKKYKAVIIRIDSPGGDALASDLMWREIRLLADSKPVVASMADVAASGGYYMAMGTGIIVAENLTLTGSIGVVTGKFNLGKLYEKIGFNKEIISRGRYAELTAAEQRPFRPDEAELFAKSAQNAYKQFRDKAAFSRSMHVDKMEEVAQGRVWTGNDAASRGLIDAIGGLSRAVAIAKQKANIPQDQEVTLVELVKPSPSLPEILTGIGNSLVGADRILKQLLDELAVSDGIQARMDGIMFQKLEGADYSSPILTMLKDYLGSF; encoded by the exons atgtCCAAGTATCTTCTCCTTCATACTGCTCATCTGACCTCCATTCATCTCCGGGCCAGCGTTTCCTCCTTCTTCTCCCCAAAAACGGCGCCGTCGTCAGTGGTTAGCATCTCCACTTCTCGGTCTCTCTATGACTCTTTGGACTTACATAGGAGCTTCTCGATTAAAGCGTTCGACACTAAAAACGACAACGCTAGGGCGGCGGAAGCTGAAATTGATGGTGAAAATGGAGATTTGAAAGGTATTGTCAGTGACTATAATGATGATAAGTATCCGAGTGGCGAGTTTCAGTTCCGCGACTACCGCGCGTGGCAAAGCTTCGTCGTCAAATGTAAAATGCTCTTTGCCTTTCCTTGGGAGCGCGTGCGCAAAGGCAGTGTTTTGACTATGAAATTGCGGGGACAG ATAACTGATCAGCTAAAGAGCCGTTTCTCTTCAGGACTTTCGCTGCCTCAAATATGCGAGAACCTTGTAAAAGCAGCTTATGATCCTCGTATCTCTGGTGTATATCTTCACATTGAGCCATTGAACTGTGGCTGGggtaaaattgaagaaattcgAAGGCATATTTTGGATTTTAAGAAATCAG GCAAGTTTATTGTGGGTTATGCACCAGCATGTGGAGAGAAAGAGTATTATATTGGATGTGCCTGTGAAGAGCTTTATGCTCCTCCAAGTGCTTACTTTGCATTGTTTGGCTTGGCAGTTCAAGCATCATTCCTGGGAG GTGTCCTTGAGAACATTGGAATTGAGCCACAAGTGCAAAGGATTGGCAAATATAAAAGTGCTGGAGATCAACTCACTCGGAAAAATATATCTGAAGAAAACAGGGAGATGCTGACCACATTGCTTGACAATATTTATATCCATTGGCTTGATAAAGTCTCTGTTGCAAGAG gaaagaagcaaGAAGATTTACAAAACTTTATAGATGAAGGTGTATACCAAGTTGAAAGGTTGAAAGAAGAGGGCTTGATTACTGATATAAAGTATGATGATGAG GTCAGAGCAATGTTAAAGGAGCGCTTGAAACTTCCAAAGGATAAAAGTCTTCCCATGGTTGATTACAG AAAATACTCAGGAGTTAGGAGATGGACGCTTGGTTTAACAGGTTATAAAGACCAGATAGCTGTAATTAGAGCCTCCGGAAGCATTAGTCGTGTACGTGGTCCTTTTAGTACACGTGGTACGGGAATTATTGCTGAGGATATTATTGAGAAGATTCAAACCGTAAGAG AGTCGAAAAAATACAAGGCTGTTATCATCCGCATTGATAGTCCAGGAGGTGACGCTCTCGCATCTGATTT AATGTGGAGAGAAATCAGACTCTTGGCTGACTCTAAGCCTGTTGTTGCATCAATGGCTGATGTGGCGGCTAGTGGAGGATATTATATGGCAATGGGAACTGGAATTATAGTTGCTGAAAATCTAACATTGACTGGTTCAATTGGAGTTGTGACAG GAAAGTTCAATCTGGGAAAATTATACGAAAAGATTGGCTTTAACAAGGAGATAATATCAAGGGGGAGATATGCTGAGCTCACTGCTGCAGAACAACGGCCATTTAG ACCTGATGAGGCAGAACTCTTTGCTAAGTCTGCCCAGAATGCATATAAGCAGTTTCGGGACAAGGCTGCCTTCTCAAGATCAATGCAT GTTGATAAAATGGAGGAGGTTGCACAAGGTAGGGTGTGGACTGGCAATGATGCTGCTTCACGAGGTTTGATTGATGCAATTGGTGGGCTTTCTCGAGCTGTTGCTATAGCCAAACAAAAGGCAAATATACCTCAGGATCAGGAG GTTACTCTTGTTGAGCTGGTCAAACCATCACCATCGCTGCCAGAGATTTTAACTGGCATAGGAAACTCTCTTGTCGGAGCAGACAGAATTTTGAAACAACTATTGGATGAATTGGCAGTTTCTGATGGAATTCAAGCGCGCATGGACGGGATTATGTTTCAAAAGTTGGAAGGGGCTGATTATTCCAGTCCTATATTGACAATGCTGAAAGATTACCTGGGTTCATTTTGA
- the LOC113739454 gene encoding pentatricopeptide repeat-containing protein At2g03880, mitochondrial-like, giving the protein MHKLYSRHNSLLTKPSSYPDWCFDLSLKPCSIASLASTKSSLLGINRSLNELVGSGRIDEARKLFEKIPHRDDFTWNTMVSGYADSGRLTEAKKVFDDAPNKSSITWSSLISGYCKYGYETEGFQLFREMQFEGHKPSQYTLGSVLRVCSVKGLLLKGKQVHGYATKTNFDTNVFVITGLIDMYAKCLCVTEAELLFEEMPSGRNHVTWTAMINGYSLNGDAHKTIHCFRGMKVEGVEANQYTFPGVLTACAAVSDVRFGVQVHCCIVREGFEANVFVQSALIDMYAKCGDLHSARKALESMEADHAVSWNSLILGYVKNGYEEEALSLFKVMHERDIGVDDFTYPSVLNCLTSKKDVKIGQSVHCRVIKTGFQGYNLIGNALVDMYAKQGDLSYAFNVFNTILDRDVISWTSAVTGCAHNGSHEEALKLFCKMRNSGVEPDQVITSSILSSCAELALLEFGQQVHANFMKSGLQSSLSVDNSLVTMYANCGCLEEANRVFKAMANRNVITWTALIVGYAQNGKGKESLGLYDQMILSGIKPDFITFIGLLFACSHAGLVDEGCRYFGSMINVHGIRPGPDQYACMVDLLGRAGKLLEAEKLLDEMAVEPDATVWKVFLAACRKHGNIDLAKKAASVLFKLTPQDAVPYVMLSNMYSKAGKWEDAAAVRKLMKSKCISKEPGYSWLEMNGKVHRFMSADRSHPKSDQIYSKTSEVMGLIKKAGYVPDVNFALHDINDEGKEQGLAYHSEKLAVAFGLLYVPQGAPIRIYKNLRVCGDCHTAMKFISKMFCRHIILRDSNCFHHFRDGTCSCRDYY; this is encoded by the coding sequence ATGCACAAACTATACTCGCGGCACAATAGTTTATTAACAAAGCCTTCTTCTTATCCAGATTGGTGCTTCGATTTGAGTCTTAAACCTTGCAGCATTGCGAGCTTGGCAAGCACTAAATCTTCATTGCTTGGCATCAATAGATCTTTGAATGAGCTGGTGGGATCAGGCCGAATAGATGAAGCACGGAAactatttgagaaaattccccACAGAGATGATTTCACTTGGAACACTATGGTTTCTGGGTATGCTGATTCAGGGAGGTTAACTGAAGCAAAGAAAGTGTTTGACGATGCCCCAAATAAGAGTTCAATCACCTGGTCGTCCCTCATTTCTGGGTATTGCAAATATGGGTATGAAACTGAAGGTTTTCAGTTGTTCCGGGAGATGCAATTCGAGGGCCATAAGCCGAGTCAGTACACGTTAGGCAGTGTTCTAAGGGTGTGCTCTGTAAAGGGTTTGCTTTTGAAAGGCAAACAGGTCCATGGATATGCCACTAAGACCAATTTTGACACAAATGTATTTGTAATCACTGGCCTTATTGATATGTATGCAAAGTGCTTGTGTGTGACGGAAGCTGAGTTGCTATTTGAAGAGATGCCTAGCGGAAGAAATCATGTTACTTGGACCGCTATGATTAATGGCTATTCGCTGAATGGTGATGCACACAAAACAATTCATTGTTTCAGAGGCATGAAGGTGGAGGGGGTTGAGGCAAATCAATATACCTTTCCAGGAGTTTTGACAGCGTGTGCTGCTGTTTCTGATGTTAGGTTTGGGGTACAGGTGCATTGCTGCATTGTTCGTGAAGGCTTTGAAGCAAACGTCTTTGTTCAGAGTGCATTAATTGACATGTATGCTAAATGTGGGGACTTGCATAGTGCTAGGAAGGCATTGGAGTCAATGGAAGCTGATCATGCGGTTTCTTGGAATTCATTGATACTTGGGTATGTGAAAAATGGGTATGAAGAGGAAGCATTGTCATTATTTAAGGTGATGCATGAGAGGGATATTGGAGTTGATGACTTCACTTACCCATCTGTCTTGAACTGTCTTACTTCCAAAAAGGATGTGAAAATAGGACAATCCGTTCATTGTCGAGTGATCAAGACTGGCTTTCAAGGCTATAATCTCATTGGCAATGCCCTTGTGGATATGTATGCAAAACAGGGAGATTTAAGTTACGCATTTAATGTGTTTAACACTATACTGGACAGGGATGTGATCTCTTGGACCTCTGCTGTTACTGGTTGTGCTCATAATGGCTCCCATGAAGAAGCTCTGAAATTGTTCTGCAAGATGAGAAATTCTGGTGTTGAACCCGACCAAGTTATCACTTCTAGCATCTTGAGTTCCTGTGCAGAGTTGGCTTTGCTGGAGTTTGGACAACAAGTTCATGCAAATTTCATGAAATCTGGACTTCAGTCATCCTTATCGGTTGACAACTCTCTTGTGACAATGTATGCAAATTGTGGTTGCTTAGAAGAGGCCAACAGAGTTTTCAAGGCAATGGCTAACAGGAATGTGATTACTTGGACTGCTCTTATAGTTGGTTATGCTCAGAATGGTAAAGGAAAGGAGTCTCTCGGGTTGTATGACCAAATGATACTCAGTGGCATAAAACCAGACTTCATTACTTTTATAGGCTTACTGTTTGCTTGCAGCCATGCTGGGCTTGTTGATGAGGGATGTAGATATTTTGGATCCATGATAAATGTTCATGGAATAAGGCCTGGTCCTGATCAGTATGCATGTATGGTTGACCTTCTGGGACGTGCAGGAAAACTGCTCGAAGCTGAAAAGTTGCTCGATGAAATGGCTGTGGAGCCTGATGCAACTGTTTGGAAAGTTTTCCTTGCTGCATGTAGGAAACATGGGAATATAGACCTGGCAAAGAAGGCAGCTTCGGTCCTGTTTAAATTGACGCCACAAGATGCTGTCCCTTATGTTATGCTGTCTAATATGTACTCTAAAGCTGGCAAGTGGGAAGATGCTGCAGCAGTGAGGAAACTGATGAAATCAAAGTGCATAAGCAAGGAGCCAGGGTATAGTTGGCTCGAAATGAATGGTAAGGTGCACAGGTTTATGTCTGCAGATAGAAGCCATCCAAAGTCCGATCAGATCTACTCGAAAACTAGTGAAGTCATGGGTTTAATCAAGAAAGCTGGATATGTACCAGACGTGAATTTTGCACTTCATGACATCAACGACGAGGGTAAGGAGCAAGGTCTTGCCTACCATAGTGAGAAGTTGGCCGTTGCATTTGGCCTTCTATATGTGCCACAAGGAGCACCCATTAGGATATACAAGAATCTTAGGGTCTGTGGTGACTGCCACACTGCTATGAAATTCATATCGAAAATGTTCTGCCGTCATATCATTTTACGAGATTCAAATTGCTTTCATCACTTTAGAGACGGGACATGTTCTTGTCGAGATTATTATTAG